A DNA window from Leptolyngbya sp. KIOST-1 contains the following coding sequences:
- a CDS encoding DUF29 domain-containing protein: MGLKQKPSKLSELYDQDYVLWLEMTYQRLAEQRFTELDLPNLLEELGDMGRSEKRALISNLIVVLMHLLKYAYQPQKRSNSWRFTLKEHRRRLQEALKSSPSLRAYLTQNFAECYAEARDLAATETGLDLEVFPETSPFTPEETLDREFLPQ; encoded by the coding sequence ATGGGTTTAAAGCAGAAGCCATCGAAGCTTAGCGAACTGTATGACCAAGATTATGTGCTCTGGCTAGAGATGACCTATCAACGGCTGGCAGAACAACGGTTTACAGAACTCGATTTGCCTAACCTATTGGAAGAACTGGGCGACATGGGGCGCAGTGAAAAGCGAGCTTTGATCAGCAATCTAATTGTGGTGCTGATGCATCTTTTGAAATACGCTTATCAGCCTCAAAAACGCTCCAATAGCTGGCGATTTACCCTCAAAGAACACCGTCGTCGGCTTCAGGAAGCACTTAAGAGCAGTCCCAGTCTCAGAGCATATTTGACGCAAAATTTTGCCGAATGCTACGCCGAGGCCAGGGATCTAGCGGCTACCGAAACGGGGCTAGATCTAGAGGTTTTTCCTGAGACCAGCCCGTTTACACCCGAAGAAACCCTAGACCGAGAGTTTTTGCCGCAATAG
- a CDS encoding sulfatase yields MAARPDILFLVLDTQRADRLSCYGYDKPTSPNLDAIAADSTRFAQAVSAAQWTVPSHASMFTGLYPSEHTMVQSYSVLPKDLPTLAERLEASGYYTAGFCNNPLVGVINNGLRRGFTSFLNYSGLLTSRPNQAGSHPGLISRYRQWFKGKIATFLNRVQDAFARSDALLALSFTPLMVPLWQTALSFKGNTQKSLEDTANLLIKRTGVQAEQPVFAFVNLMGTHMPYHPPRRYIEQFAPHVLADRKAQTFLQRFNGDVYGWLAPLTGALDDHQKQTLDGMYDAEVAYQDALLGQFFDRLKVSGQLDNTLVIICADHGEHLGEKQYMGHSLSIYNELVRVPLIIRDPQNRLEQGSVVDAVVSTRRLFHTVLAAAGIANERELALDLAHSQDAPQRDYVFAEAIPPQNVVNLMQKRQPELVKEMGCDRVRRAVWMGQHKLIETEGSVAELYDVLEDPTEALDLSAILPENVEVLQDCLQAFADRSDQSLAQAAATRATDYDDPEVRRRLEDLGYLED; encoded by the coding sequence ATGGCTGCACGCCCCGATATTCTCTTTCTTGTGCTCGACACTCAGCGTGCCGATCGCCTCTCCTGCTACGGCTACGACAAGCCGACCTCGCCAAATTTGGACGCGATCGCAGCCGATTCCACCCGCTTCGCCCAGGCGGTCTCAGCAGCCCAGTGGACGGTGCCCTCCCACGCTTCCATGTTCACCGGGCTCTACCCCTCCGAACACACTATGGTGCAGTCCTATTCTGTGCTGCCCAAGGATTTGCCGACCCTGGCCGAGCGCCTGGAGGCCAGCGGCTATTACACTGCCGGGTTCTGCAACAACCCCCTGGTCGGCGTCATCAACAACGGGTTGCGGCGCGGCTTCACCAGCTTTCTCAACTACAGCGGGCTCTTGACTTCTCGACCGAACCAGGCGGGCAGCCATCCTGGCCTGATCAGCCGCTACCGCCAGTGGTTCAAGGGCAAGATCGCAACGTTCCTCAACCGAGTGCAAGATGCGTTTGCGCGATCGGATGCGCTCTTGGCGCTCAGTTTTACGCCGCTGATGGTGCCCCTGTGGCAGACGGCGCTGAGCTTTAAGGGCAACACACAAAAGTCGCTAGAAGACACCGCCAACCTGCTGATCAAACGGACTGGGGTACAGGCTGAGCAGCCCGTCTTTGCCTTTGTGAACCTGATGGGCACCCACATGCCCTACCACCCGCCTCGCCGCTACATCGAGCAATTTGCCCCCCACGTGCTGGCCGATCGCAAGGCCCAGACCTTTCTGCAACGGTTCAACGGCGATGTCTATGGCTGGCTGGCCCCGCTGACGGGCGCGCTGGACGATCACCAAAAGCAAACCCTCGACGGCATGTACGACGCTGAGGTGGCCTACCAGGATGCGCTGCTGGGGCAGTTCTTCGATCGCCTGAAAGTCTCCGGTCAGCTCGACAACACCCTGGTGATCATTTGCGCCGACCACGGCGAGCACCTGGGCGAAAAGCAGTACATGGGCCACAGCCTCTCAATCTACAATGAACTGGTGCGGGTGCCGCTGATCATCCGCGACCCGCAAAATCGGCTAGAGCAGGGTTCAGTGGTGGATGCCGTCGTTTCCACCCGTCGCCTGTTTCACACGGTGCTGGCCGCCGCAGGCATCGCCAACGAGAGGGAGCTGGCCCTAGATCTGGCCCACAGCCAGGATGCGCCCCAGCGGGACTACGTCTTTGCCGAGGCCATTCCGCCGCAGAATGTGGTCAACCTGATGCAGAAGCGCCAGCCGGAGCTGGTGAAGGAAATGGGGTGCGATCGCGTCCGTCGCGCCGTCTGGATGGGCCAGCACAAGCTGATCGAAACCGAAGGCTCAGTCGCCGAACTCTACGACGTCCTCGAAGACCCCACCGAGGCCCTCGACCTCAGCGCCATCCTGCCCGAAAATGTGGAGGTGCTGCAAGACTGCCTGCAAGCCTTCGCCGATCGCTCAGACCAATCCCTGGCCCAGGCCGCCGCCACCCGCGCCACCGACTACGACGACCCCGAAGTTCGTCGCCGCCTGGAAGACCTGGGCTATTTGGAAGATTAA
- a CDS encoding NAD-dependent epimerase/dehydratase family protein yields the protein MRVLVMGGTRFIGVYLTKLLIEQGHEVVLFNRGNRPAPVAGVPTIVGDRTDADNLKTQLAGERFDAIFDNNGRELSDTQPLIEIFGGQLQHFVYVSSAGVYLKSDQMPHIEGDAVDPKSRHKGKFETEAYLQEQGVPFTSVRPVYIYGPQNYNPLEQWFFDRVVRDRPVPIPGNGMHLTQLGHVQDLAAAMAAVLGNETAIGQIYNISGEKAVTFDGLARACATAAGRDPDALKIVHYDPKAFDFGKAKAFPMRVQHFFTATDKAQAELGWAPTYDLVTGLKDSFQNDYLASGHDKAEVDFALDDKILAA from the coding sequence ATGCGCGTACTGGTTATGGGTGGCACCCGGTTTATTGGGGTCTATCTTACCAAGCTGTTGATTGAGCAGGGTCACGAGGTCGTGCTGTTTAACCGGGGCAACCGGCCTGCCCCGGTCGCTGGGGTGCCAACCATTGTGGGCGATCGCACCGATGCCGACAATCTCAAAACCCAGCTCGCAGGCGAACGCTTCGACGCCATCTTTGACAACAACGGGCGCGAGCTGAGCGATACCCAGCCCTTGATTGAAATCTTCGGCGGCCAGCTCCAGCACTTTGTCTACGTCAGCTCCGCCGGGGTGTACCTCAAGTCTGACCAGATGCCCCACATCGAAGGGGATGCGGTGGATCCCAAGAGCCGCCACAAGGGCAAGTTTGAAACCGAGGCCTACCTGCAAGAGCAAGGGGTGCCGTTTACCTCGGTGCGCCCGGTCTACATCTACGGCCCGCAGAACTACAACCCGCTGGAGCAGTGGTTCTTTGACCGGGTGGTGCGCGATCGCCCCGTGCCCATTCCCGGCAACGGCATGCACCTTACCCAGCTCGGCCACGTGCAGGATCTGGCGGCGGCGATGGCGGCGGTGCTGGGCAACGAAACCGCGATCGGCCAGATCTACAATATTTCCGGCGAAAAGGCGGTCACCTTCGACGGGCTGGCCCGGGCCTGCGCCACTGCGGCTGGGAGAGATCCCGATGCACTCAAAATTGTCCACTACGACCCCAAAGCCTTTGACTTTGGCAAGGCCAAGGCGTTTCCGATGCGGGTGCAGCACTTCTTCACGGCAACAGACAAAGCTCAGGCGGAACTGGGCTGGGCACCCACCTACGACCTGGTCACCGGGCTCAAGGATTCGTTCCAGAACGACTACCTGGCCTCTGGCCATGACAAGGCCGAGGTTGATTTCGCCTTGGACGACAAAATTCTGGCCGCCTAA